One Canis aureus isolate CA01 chromosome 38, VMU_Caureus_v.1.0, whole genome shotgun sequence DNA segment encodes these proteins:
- the ACKR1 gene encoding atypical chemokine receptor 1, whose translation MGNCLQQQAADEASTDLIFKDDFWDEFNESYELKYNYSDMDAAAPCRSCGLLDASSLPFFIVASALGILAGGVVLFALLRPLFHWQVCPDRPVLVQLAVGSTLFSVVVPILAPGLNTVQSAALCHLAHLVWYSSALAQALLIGCHACLGPKLCAGRVPHLTLRLSVGLWAVAVLLGLPVTLASDTSRGFCSVSFSKGYRSLQILHVLACFAFFTVLPLGLLGAKVLTKTLGRWPCPWVNVLWAWFVFWWPHGVTQGLDFLVRSKTLVLSTCLAQQALDLLQHLAEALAILHCVATPLLLALFYHQAARTALPSLPLPVRQPSPLHTQGGKS comes from the exons ATGGGGAACTGTCTGCAGCAGCAG GCGGCGGATGAGGCCTCTACGGACCTCATCTTCAAGGACGACTTTTGGGATGAGTTTAATGAGTCCTACGAGCTGAAGTACAACTACAGCGACATGGACGCCGCTGCCCCCTGCCGCTCCTGTGGCCTCCTGGACGCCTCCTCGCTGCCCTTCTTCATCGTCGCCAGCGCCCTGGGCATCCTCGCCGGGGGAGTGGTCCTCTTCGCGCTCCTCAGGCCTCTCTTCCACTGGCAGGTCTGTCCCGACCGGCCCGTCCTGGTGCAGCTGGCCGTGGGCAGCACTCTCTTCAGTGTGGTGGTGCCCATCCTGGCGCCGGGCCTGAACACCGTCCAGAGCGCAGCCCTGTGCCACCTGGCCCACCTGGTCTGGTACAGCTCGGCCTTGGCCCAGGCTCTGCTGATAGGGTGCCACGCCTGCCTGGGCCCCAAGTTGTGTGCCGGCCGGGTCCCACACCTCACCCTGAGGCTCAGTGTGGGCCTCTGGGCCGTGGCTGTCCTCCTGGGGTTGCCGGTCACCCTAGCCAGTGACACTTCCCGCGGATTCTGCTCCGTGTCCTTCAGCAAGGGCTACCGGTCTCTGCAGATCTTGCACGTTCTGGCCTGTTTTGCCTTCTTCACCGTGTTGCCACTAGGTTTGTTAGGAGCCAAGGTGCTGACGAAGACGTTGGGCAGGTGGCCCTGTCCCTGGGTTAATGTCCTGTGGGCCTGGTTTGTTTTCTGGTGGCCTCAcggggtgactcaggggttggaCTTTCTGGTGAGGTCCAAGACCTTGGTACTGTCCACATGCCTGGCCCAACAGGCCCTGGACCTGCTGCAGCACCTGGCGGAAGCCCTGGCCATCCTGCACTGTGTGGCCACACCCCTGCTCCTGGCCCTGTTCTACCACCAGGCCGCTcgcacagccctgccctccctgcctctcccggTAAGACAGCCGTCTCCTCTGCACACCCAGGGAGGCAAGTCCTAG